One Aegilops tauschii subsp. strangulata cultivar AL8/78 chromosome 7, Aet v6.0, whole genome shotgun sequence genomic window carries:
- the LOC109770454 gene encoding tyrosine-sulfated glycopeptide receptor 1-like, whose translation MWFSGKIREKAMPFLGVAVVLLLSLASPASSCTEQERGALLGFLGGLMPGGNGGLKVSWVNGTDCCKWEGIVCSSDGTVTDVLLASKGLRGVISSSLGDLAGLKRLNLSHNWLEGSLLTELVFSRSIIVLDVSFNRLDGHLQELQSPNPALPLQVLNISSNLFTGHFPSTAWGAMKNLVALNASNNSFTGQMPSSICTNAPSFAMLDLSYNQFSGTISLGLGSRSMLKVLKVGHNSLSGALPVELFNATTLEQLSLPNNFLQGVLDGSHIAKLSNLTVLNLGSTGLSGKIPDSVGQLKRLEELYLDNNNMSGELPSALGNCSNLRYITIRNNSFIGDLSTVNFTMLDLRIADFSMNLFTGPIPESIYSCSNLVALRLAYNNFHGHFSPRIGNLRSLSFFSITNNSFKNITNALQMLKSCKNLTSLLIGINFKGETIPQDETIDGFENLQVLTIDDCSLVGKIPLWISKLAKLKMIDLSVNQLSGPIPSWIDELGFLFYLDISSNNLTGNIAVSLTKLPMLLSEENVAKLDPKFLELPVFWTPSRQYRMVSAFPRMLFLDNNNFTGTIPPEISQLKLLDGLNLSSNSLTGEIPQEICNLTNLQMLDLSNNQLTGAVPSALNDLHFLSTFDVSNNRLEGPVPTGGQFHTFSNSSYSGNPKLCGPMLNLDCTSAATNQTSTSRRHNLRFALIIGITSGGLVALALLACFLIARLAYYDHTENVVPLRSRQR comes from the coding sequence ATGTGGTTTTCAGGCAAGATTCGTGAGAAAGCCATGCCTTTTCTTGGCGTcgctgtcgtgctgctgctctCCTTAGCCTCTCCGGCCAGCTCCTGCACAGAGCAGGAGAGAGGCGCCCTCCTCGGCTTCCTGGGCGGGCTCATGCCGGGCGGCAACGGCGGTCTCAAAGTGTCGTGGGTGAATGGCACAGACTGCTGCAAATGGGAAGGCATCGTCTGCAGCAGCGATGGCACAGTCACAGATGTCTTGCTGGCTTCCAAAGGTCTCAGAGGGGTCATCTCGTCATCCCTCGGCGATCTTGCTGGCCTGAAGCGCCTCAACCTGTCCCACAATTGGCTTGAAGGTAGTCTACTGACGGAATTGGTGTTCTCCAGAAGCATTATTGTCCTCGACGTCAGCTTCAACCGCCTCGATGGTCATCTGCAAGAGTTGCAGTCCCCAAATCCTGCGCTTCCTCTCCAGGTGCTGAATATCTCAAGCAACTTGTTTACAGGACATTTTCCATCGACAGCATGGGGGGCGATGAAGAATCTGGTTGCCCTTAATGCGAGCAACAACAGCTTTACAGGACAAATGCCATCTTCTATCTGCACCAACGCCCCATCATTTGCCATGCTTGACCTTTCTTACAACCAATTCAGTGGCACAATTTCCCTAGGGCTTGGCAGTCGCTCCATGCTGAAGGTGCTCAAGGTTGGCCACAACAGCCTCAGCGGAGCTCTCCCCGTGGAACTCTTCAATGCTACCACACTGGAGCAGCTCTCCTTACCAAACAATTTCTTGCAAGGAGTTCTTGATGGCTCCCACATAGCAAAACTAAGCAATCTGACTGTTCTTAATCTTGGATCGACTGGTCTCAGTGGCAAGATTCCAGACTCTGTCGGCCAGCTAAAAAGATTGGAGGAACTCTACTTGGACAACAACAACATGTCGGGTGAGCTTCCATCAGCACTCGGCAACTGCTCAAATCTCAGATACATTACCATCAGAAACAACAGCTTTATCGGGGATCTTAGCACAGTCAATTTCACCATGTTGGATCTGAGGATAGCTGATTTTTCGATGAACCTCTTCACCGGTCCAATTCCTGAAAGTATCTACTCATGCAGCAATCTAGTTGCGCTGCGGCTGGCTTACAACAACTTTCATGGCCACTTCTCACCAAGAATAGGCAATCTCAGGTCCCTCTCCTTCTTTTCAATTACCAACAACTCTTTTAAAAATATCACAAACGCACTTCAGATGCTCAAGAGCTGCAAGAACCTCACCTCCCTGCTTATCGGAATCAACTTCAAGGGTGAAACCATACCACAGGATGAAACAATTGATGGTTTTGAGAATCTTCAGGTACTGACCATAGATGATTGCTCATTGGTTGGGAAAATTCCTCTTTGGATATCAAAGCTTGCAAAATTGAAGATGATAGATTTATCAGTAAACCAACTCAGTGGACCAATACCATCCTGGATTGATGAACTGGGCTTCCTATTCTACCTAGACATATCAAGCAACAACCTTACAGGGAATATAGCAGTTTCATTGACAAAGTTGCCGATGTTGCTATCAGAGGAAAATGTTGCCAAGTTGGACCCGAAGTTCCTTGAGTTGCCTGTATTTTGGACACCATCACGTCAATACCGGATGGTCAGTGCTTTTCCTAGAATGTTGTTTCTGGACAACAATAATTTCACTGGTACAATCCCCCCTGAGATTAGTCAGCTAAAATTGCTCGACGGCCTCAATTTAAGCTCCAATAGCTTAACTGGTGAAATACCACAAGAAATCTGCAACCTCACAAACCTGCAAATGCTTGATCTGTCGAACAACCAGCTCACAGGTGCAGTACCATCTGCACTGAATGATTTGCACTTCCTTTCTACATTTGATGTCTCCAACAACAGGCTAGAAGGACCAGTTCCAACTGGAGGACAGTTTCATACATTTTCAAATTCCAGCTACAGTGGGAATCCAAAGCTATGTGGACCTATGCTCAACCTCGATTGCACCTCCGCGGCCACCAATCAAACCTCTACCTCACGGCGCCACAACTTGCGGTTTGCATTAATTATTGGAATCACCTCAGGAGGACTCGTTGCTCTTGCATTGCTTGCGTGTTTCCTTATTGCACGGTTAGCATACTATGATCACACTGAAAATGTAGTTCCCCTTCGAAGCAGGCAGCGATGA
- the LOC109770457 gene encoding receptor-like protein 2 — MASSHQALEISGPSFFSITGNSFTNITNTLQMLKRCKDLTSLMVGTNFKGETIPQDETIDGFEKLQVLTIDDCPLVGQDPLWISNLENLGMLDLSLNQLTGQIPSWIDGLGFLFFLDISSNQLSGNIPTALSKLPMLLSERNAAKLDTRFLELPAFWTPLRQYRTVGAFPSKLCLDNNNFTGVIPPEIGQLKMLDILNLSSNSLTGEIPQEICNLTNLQTLDLSDNQLTGAIPSALSDLHFLSRFDVSNNKLEGEVPSGGQFDSFSNSSYSGNPKLCGPMINNDCNSRPSSASGKRRNNLRPALVIGITAGGLIALILLACFLIARLAYDDHTENVVPLRSRR, encoded by the coding sequence ATGGCCAGTTCTCACCAAGCATTGGAAATCTCAGGTCCCTCCTTCTTCTCAATTACCGGCAACTCTTTTACAAACATCACAAATACACTTCAGATGCTCAAGAGATGCAAGGATCTCACCTCCCTGATGGTGGGAACCAATTTCAAGGGTGAAACCATACCACAGGATGAAACAATTGATGGTTTTGAGAAGCTTCAGGTACTCACCATAGATGATTGCCCATTGGTTGGGCAAGACCCGCTTTGGATATCAAATCTTGAAAATTTGGGGATGCTAGATTTATCATTAAATCAACTCACTGGACAAATACCATCCTGGATTGATGGACTGGGCTTCCTATTCTTCCTAGACATATCAAGCAACCAACTTTCAGGGAATATACCAACTGCATTGTCAAAGTTGCCAATGCTACTATCAGAGAGAAATGCTGCCAAGTTGGACACAAGGTTCCTTGAGTTGCCTGCATTTTGGACACCATTACGTCAATACCGGACGGTCGGTGCTTTTCCTAGCAAATTGTGTCTGGACAACAATAATTTCACTGGTGTAATTCCCCCTGAGATTGGTCAGCTAAAAATGCTCGACATCCTTAATTTAAGCTCCAACAGCTTAACTGGCGAAATACCACAAGAAATCTGCAACCTCACAAACCTGCAAACGCTCGATTTGTCGGACAACCAGCTCACAGGTGCAATACCATCTGCACTGAGTGATCTGCACTTCCTATCCAGATTTGATGTTTCTAACAACAAGCTAGAAGGGGAAGTTCCAAGTGGAGGACAGTTTGATTCCTTTTCGAATTCCAGCTACAGTGGGAATCCAAAGCTATGCGGACCTATGATCAACAATGACTGCAACTCAAGACCATCTTCAGCCTCTGGGAAGCGACGGAACAACTTGCGTCCTGCATTAGTTATTGGAATCACCGCGGGGGGACTCATTGCTCTCATTTTGCTTGCATGCTTCCTTATTGCAAGGTTAGCATATGATGATCACACTGAAAATGTGGTCCCCCTTCGAAGCAGGCGGTGA